One genomic region from Glaciimonas sp. PAMC28666 encodes:
- a CDS encoding pentapeptide repeat-containing protein: MILRHTVFRHTVLGHAVFRHTVLGHAVFRHTVLGHAVFRHTVLGHAVFRHTVLGHAVFTHCVRFHRVLRKDTCSGQ; the protein is encoded by the coding sequence TTGATCCTTAGGCATACTGTCTTTCGCCATACTGTCCTTGGACATGCTGTCTTTCGCCATACTGTCCTTGGACATGCTGTCTTTCGCCATACTGTCCTTGGACATGCTGTCTTTCGCCATACTGTCCTTGGACATGCTGTCTTTCGCCATACTGTCCTTGGACATGCTGTCTTTACTCATTGCGTCCGGTTTCATCGCGTCTTGCGCAAAGACACTTGTAGCGGCCAATAA
- a CDS encoding M48 family metallopeptidase — protein MHQKKQPSTPDTKPHLRPLVPPPQPLARQLDLFSVDAPYPDNGTLLASPGHSAPPLKRPVSAPSSEATTGAPDLRPAPQDAQPPAPLLPVAAGKRRLQIDAHVLDYALLRSKRRSIGFVISDDGLRVTAPKWVTVVEIESAIREKKRWIFAKLHEYRDRSARRLQPQMTWSDGETLPYLGADLTLRIRATQVAGIEYDPEAATLTVCLPVDASEQQLKDRVLGWLQLEAKRVFGERLPLYANKLGVTYKSYALSSATTQWGSCTADGKIRLNWRLMHFALPLIDYVIAHELSHLREMNHSPRFWATVQSIFPEFETARRTLRDSAQETLPIF, from the coding sequence TTGCATCAAAAGAAACAACCCTCGACGCCTGACACCAAGCCGCATCTGCGGCCGCTGGTTCCGCCGCCGCAACCGCTGGCGCGCCAACTGGACCTGTTCAGTGTCGATGCGCCCTACCCTGACAATGGAACGTTGCTTGCGTCCCCCGGGCATAGCGCTCCGCCACTAAAACGACCTGTATCAGCGCCGTCGTCCGAAGCAACTACCGGCGCCCCCGATCTCAGGCCAGCGCCTCAGGATGCTCAGCCGCCCGCTCCACTACTTCCAGTGGCTGCAGGAAAACGCCGCCTCCAGATTGACGCGCATGTGCTTGACTATGCGTTGTTGCGCTCCAAGCGGCGCTCAATTGGTTTTGTCATTAGTGATGACGGACTGCGCGTGACGGCCCCAAAGTGGGTAACTGTGGTGGAGATTGAAAGTGCGATCCGAGAGAAAAAGCGTTGGATATTTGCAAAATTGCATGAATATCGCGATCGTTCTGCGCGTCGTCTGCAACCTCAGATGACATGGTCCGACGGTGAAACGCTGCCGTATCTTGGTGCCGACCTGACCCTTCGTATCCGCGCTACCCAGGTGGCCGGTATCGAATACGATCCGGAAGCTGCAACATTGACGGTGTGTTTACCTGTCGATGCGAGCGAACAGCAGCTGAAAGACCGTGTGTTAGGCTGGTTACAATTGGAAGCCAAACGCGTATTCGGTGAACGGCTTCCGCTGTATGCAAATAAACTCGGCGTGACCTACAAATCCTATGCGCTCTCGTCTGCGACCACACAATGGGGCTCCTGCACCGCAGACGGCAAAATCCGGCTGAACTGGCGCTTGATGCATTTTGCGCTGCCGTTGATCGATTATGTGATTGCGCATGAGCTATCGCATCTGCGCGAAATGAACCACAGCCCGCGCTTTTGGGCGACAGTACAATCCATATTCCCGGAATTTGAAACGGCGCGGCGGACATTGCGTGATAGCGCGCAAGAAACACTGCCTATATTTTAA
- a CDS encoding 1-acyl-sn-glycerol-3-phosphate acyltransferase, whose translation MQFFLFLRSVLFFAIMTVATVIWAVACLFFAPFPYAKRYYLTSRWNVFIVWLAKVLCGIQYQIKGAENFPDAPAIVLSKHQSAWETIFLLPMTPRPLVFVFKKSLTYIPFFGWGIALLRMIPIDRKGRDAFAQVVTQGRRRLADGQWIIMFPEGTRIPVGQKGKYKHGGTRLAIETNSVVVPIAVNAGECWPKNSFIKKPGMITVSIGKPISPEGLNSAEMMEKVENWIESEMRVISPHAYPK comes from the coding sequence ATGCAGTTTTTCTTGTTTCTTCGCTCGGTGCTATTTTTTGCAATCATGACGGTCGCGACCGTGATCTGGGCCGTTGCCTGTCTTTTTTTCGCGCCCTTTCCCTATGCCAAAAGATATTATTTAACCTCACGCTGGAACGTGTTTATTGTATGGCTGGCGAAGGTTCTCTGTGGCATTCAATATCAAATCAAAGGTGCTGAAAATTTTCCAGACGCTCCGGCCATTGTGCTGTCGAAGCATCAATCGGCGTGGGAAACCATCTTTTTGCTGCCAATGACACCGCGCCCTTTGGTGTTCGTCTTCAAAAAGTCGCTCACGTACATTCCTTTTTTCGGCTGGGGCATAGCGTTATTACGCATGATCCCGATTGATCGCAAAGGCCGTGATGCCTTCGCGCAGGTTGTCACTCAGGGACGCAGGCGCCTGGCCGACGGCCAGTGGATTATCATGTTCCCGGAAGGCACGCGGATTCCAGTCGGTCAAAAGGGTAAATATAAGCACGGTGGCACCAGACTTGCCATCGAGACCAACTCTGTGGTGGTTCCTATCGCCGTGAACGCTGGCGAGTGCTGGCCGAAGAATTCTTTTATCAAGAAACCTGGGATGATTACTGTCTCTATCGGCAAACCGATTTCCCCCGAAGGCCTAAATAGCGCAGAGATGATGGAAAAAGTTGAAAATTGGATAGAATCAGAGATGCGGGTCATTTCACCACATGCTTATCCAAAATAG
- a CDS encoding cytochrome b/b6 domain-containing protein — protein sequence MNTLATDVQSKAVIHPVWLRITHWLNAVAVILMILSGWRIYDASPIFSFRIPANLTLGGWLGGALQWHFAAMWLLAINGLIYLLINGTTGRLWKKFFPLTPTAVLHDMKQALTGKLQHQALDKYNAVQKLAYVSVMLDIILLVLSGLAIWKSVQFPILRDLMGGYDNARIVHFCAMSFLVLFIVVHIVMVALVPRTLLAMLRGR from the coding sequence ATGAATACGCTAGCGACCGACGTGCAAAGCAAAGCCGTCATCCATCCAGTCTGGTTACGCATTACCCATTGGCTCAATGCCGTTGCAGTTATCTTGATGATTTTAAGCGGATGGCGAATTTATGATGCATCACCGATCTTTTCTTTCCGCATCCCTGCCAACCTGACGCTGGGCGGCTGGCTGGGCGGTGCGTTGCAATGGCACTTTGCTGCGATGTGGTTGTTAGCAATTAACGGCCTGATTTATCTGCTCATTAATGGCACCACAGGACGCCTCTGGAAGAAATTCTTTCCGCTTACTCCGACGGCGGTGCTGCACGATATGAAACAAGCCCTCACCGGCAAATTGCAGCATCAGGCACTCGACAAATATAACGCGGTACAAAAGCTGGCCTATGTTTCGGTCATGCTCGACATCATCCTGTTGGTGCTTTCAGGGCTTGCAATCTGGAAGTCGGTACAGTTTCCGATTTTGCGCGATCTGATGGGTGGCTATGACAATGCCCGCATAGTGCACTTTTGTGCGATGAGCTTTCTGGTCCTGTTTATCGTGGTTCACATCGTCATGGTGGCGTTGGTGCCACGCACCTTGTTAGCTATGTTACGTGGACGATGA
- a CDS encoding HlyC/CorC family transporter, giving the protein MPEHSSSVKSFDAKPHRSLFERLTALISPEPENRAELLDVLQDAHERNLIDADALSMIEGVFQVSDLSARDIMVPRSQMDMIDITKPIEEWMPEVLSTAHSRFPAVDGDRDKVIGVLLAKDLLRYYAEESFDVRDMLRPAIFIPESKRLNVLLRDFRANRNHMAIVVDEYGGVAGLITIEDVLEQIVGDIEDEYDFDEEEDNILVIRDGDHGARWRVKALTEIAQFNEALETHFSDEDVDTIGGLVANHLGRVPRKGDKFIFDHVRFEVLRADPRQVHVLLVEKIQGALPDDDA; this is encoded by the coding sequence ATGCCCGAGCACTCTAGTAGCGTCAAATCCTTTGACGCTAAACCCCACAGGTCTTTGTTTGAACGCCTGACCGCCCTCATTTCCCCCGAGCCTGAAAACCGCGCAGAACTTCTCGATGTTTTGCAAGATGCGCACGAGCGCAACCTGATCGACGCCGATGCTTTATCGATGATCGAAGGGGTGTTTCAGGTTTCCGATCTGTCCGCACGCGACATCATGGTGCCGCGCTCGCAAATGGATATGATCGATATCACCAAGCCCATCGAAGAATGGATGCCGGAAGTATTATCGACCGCGCACTCACGCTTCCCGGCTGTGGATGGTGATCGCGACAAAGTGATTGGCGTACTGCTGGCGAAAGACCTGCTGCGCTACTATGCAGAAGAGTCGTTCGACGTGCGCGACATGTTGCGACCGGCTATTTTTATTCCCGAGTCCAAACGTCTGAATGTGTTGCTGCGCGACTTTCGCGCCAACCGCAATCACATGGCAATTGTGGTGGATGAATACGGCGGCGTAGCCGGTCTGATCACCATCGAAGACGTGCTGGAGCAAATCGTCGGTGACATCGAAGACGAATATGACTTCGACGAAGAAGAAGACAACATTCTGGTTATCCGCGACGGCGACCACGGCGCCCGCTGGCGCGTCAAGGCGCTGACTGAAATCGCGCAATTTAACGAGGCGCTGGAAACACACTTTTCAGACGAAGACGTCGACACTATCGGCGGTTTGGTAGCCAATCATTTGGGTCGCGTACCACGTAAAGGTGACAAATTCATTTTCGACCACGTGCGCTTTGAGGTGCTGCGCGCCGATCCTCGTCAGGTGCATGTATTGCTGGTCGAAAAAATTCAGGGCGCGCTGCCCGACGATGACGCATAA
- the lnt gene encoding apolipoprotein N-acyltransferase → MTLRVTSIQLPLAALLGAINVLAFAPFGAWPIQLLTLAILMWGLLKTDTVKQAVLLGWAFGFGWSVCGVYWLYISMHVYGGMPSWITALAVVLLALFVGLHAAAATGLTVWLRRRWDASALMTAVTIFPALWALSEWVRGWIFTGFPWLVSGYAHTASPLAGYAPIVGVYGVGLIAALIGGCLALLPQKKLPACAAIGVLLLGFGLHHINWTKPNGQPISVRLLQGNVAQEMKFDPSKIDHTLALYKDMISAAPADLIATPETAIPLLQTQLPPEYIPAIAQFAQQSGSTIALGIPLTDGPNLYANSVLGFSPATVANTADAADANGSRLYRYDKHHLVPFGEFIPYGFHWFVALMNIPLGDFTRGAVVQPPFAVKDQWVLPNICYEDLFGEEIAAQLSATRAAGHPAATVLLNMSNIAWFGDSIALPQHLQISQMRSIESGRPMLRATNTGTTAVIDPHGNVTAYLPPLTSGVLAASVQGFTGNTPYILLGNRLLLMLATLLLAAARISGRKRQSRKN, encoded by the coding sequence ATGACCTTGCGCGTTACCTCGATCCAACTTCCCCTTGCCGCACTGCTGGGCGCAATCAATGTATTGGCGTTTGCCCCGTTCGGCGCATGGCCGATTCAGTTGCTGACATTGGCAATACTCATGTGGGGTTTGCTGAAAACCGACACGGTTAAACAAGCTGTGCTGCTGGGTTGGGCGTTCGGCTTTGGCTGGAGCGTCTGCGGCGTCTATTGGCTATACATCAGTATGCACGTGTATGGGGGAATGCCGAGTTGGATTACTGCTCTGGCGGTGGTATTGCTGGCGCTATTTGTCGGGCTGCACGCCGCTGCGGCAACGGGATTAACCGTCTGGCTGCGCCGCCGCTGGGACGCTTCGGCATTGATGACAGCGGTGACGATTTTTCCCGCACTGTGGGCGTTGAGCGAATGGGTGCGCGGGTGGATTTTCACCGGCTTTCCATGGCTGGTGTCCGGCTATGCGCACACCGCGAGTCCCCTCGCTGGCTATGCACCGATCGTTGGCGTCTACGGCGTCGGGCTGATCGCGGCGTTAATCGGTGGCTGTCTGGCCTTATTGCCCCAAAAAAAATTGCCGGCCTGCGCGGCGATAGGCGTTTTGCTTCTGGGGTTTGGCCTGCACCACATCAACTGGACCAAGCCTAACGGACAACCGATCTCGGTACGCTTGCTGCAAGGTAATGTCGCGCAGGAGATGAAATTCGATCCAAGCAAAATCGATCATACATTAGCGCTGTATAAGGACATGATTAGCGCCGCGCCTGCCGACCTGATCGCCACACCGGAAACCGCGATACCGCTTTTGCAAACGCAGCTACCGCCAGAATACATCCCTGCAATCGCCCAGTTCGCGCAACAATCCGGCAGTACCATCGCGTTGGGGATTCCCCTCACGGATGGCCCGAATCTGTATGCGAATAGCGTACTGGGATTTTCGCCGGCTACCGTAGCTAATACTGCCGATGCCGCCGATGCCAACGGTTCTCGCCTTTATCGCTATGACAAGCACCATTTGGTGCCATTTGGCGAATTCATTCCGTACGGCTTTCACTGGTTTGTCGCTTTGATGAATATTCCGCTGGGAGACTTTACCCGTGGCGCGGTGGTGCAACCACCGTTTGCGGTCAAGGATCAATGGGTCCTGCCTAACATTTGTTATGAAGATTTATTCGGTGAGGAAATCGCGGCGCAACTGTCTGCCACAAGAGCTGCAGGGCATCCTGCGGCGACGGTATTACTGAATATGTCGAATATTGCCTGGTTTGGTGATTCCATTGCTCTTCCGCAACATTTACAGATTTCACAAATGCGCAGTATCGAAAGCGGCCGTCCGATGTTGCGTGCGACAAATACCGGCACCACCGCTGTCATCGATCCACACGGCAATGTGACAGCGTACTTGCCGCCGCTGACTTCCGGCGTGCTGGCAGCATCGGTTCAGGGCTTCACCGGGAATACGCCTTATATTCTTCTGGGTAACCGCCTGCTGCTGATGTTGGCCACGCTGTTATTGGCCGCGGCAAGGATCTCTGGCCGTAAGCGCCAAAGCCGTAAAAATTGA
- the gmhB gene encoding D-glycero-beta-D-manno-heptose 1,7-bisphosphate 7-phosphatase produces MAQTLKLIILDRDGVINQDSDAFIKSPDEWIPLKGSLEAIARLNQAGYHVVVATNQSGVARGLLNMQTLNEIHQKMHTAAQLVGAEIDAVFFCPHAAEDNCDCRKPKPGMFADIAKRFEISLRGGVPVVGDSLRDLQAGFVAGCAPYLVLTGKGQTTREKGGLPPGTMVFPDLAAVVDFLLKKTVDMSV; encoded by the coding sequence ATGGCACAGACTCTAAAACTGATCATTCTGGACCGTGACGGTGTCATTAATCAGGACTCCGATGCGTTTATCAAATCACCCGATGAGTGGATTCCACTCAAAGGTTCACTGGAAGCGATCGCCCGCCTGAATCAAGCGGGCTATCACGTGGTGGTGGCAACCAATCAGTCAGGCGTTGCCCGTGGTTTGCTTAACATGCAAACACTCAATGAGATCCATCAAAAGATGCACACGGCCGCGCAATTGGTCGGTGCAGAAATTGACGCGGTCTTCTTTTGCCCGCATGCAGCCGAAGATAACTGCGACTGCCGCAAGCCTAAGCCGGGCATGTTTGCCGATATCGCCAAGCGTTTCGAGATCAGTTTGCGCGGCGGCGTTCCGGTGGTTGGAGACTCGCTGCGTGACTTACAAGCCGGTTTCGTCGCAGGATGTGCGCCCTATCTGGTGTTGACCGGAAAAGGCCAGACTACCCGCGAAAAAGGCGGCCTGCCACCCGGCACGATGGTATTTCCGGATTTGGCAGCGGTGGTTGATTTTCTGTTAAAAAAAACGGTCGACATGTCGGTCTAA
- the glyS gene encoding glycine--tRNA ligase subunit beta — protein sequence MSSTLLIEIFTEELPPKALEKLGNAFASGIFNGLKARDFLASDAVATTYATPRRLAVIISNVRAISLDKTMREKVLPVSVALDAQGQPSVPLIKKLAALAATTNAVLITPDQLERAVDGKAESFFYSYTAKGAALEVGLQVILDDTIAKLPIPKQMSYQLQHGPAAGETVHFVRPAHRLIALHGDTVVTLRLLGLNADRITGGHRFLSKGAITIADAESYVEVLASQGKVVASFSQRKEQIRAALLAEAGDDLVLMPESLLDEVTALVEWPVVYPCHFEDEYLSVPQECLILTMQTNQKYFALTDTDGKLRSRFLIVSNLETKDPQYIIQGNERVVRPRLADAKFFFEQDQKKTLAERVPLLANVVYHNKLGNQFQRTQRVQTIAVAIAALWSNDPLLAARASRAAELAKADLLTDMVGEFPELQGIMGTYYAGHDGEAEPVALAISEHYQPRFAGDALPTTDTSTVVALADKLETLVGIWGIGLQPTGDKDPFALRRHALGVLRMLLEKRLPLSLQQLLQTTAGSFSENTNFKDPCAEVLSFMYDRLRGILRERGYAPSQIEAVIAQQPDTLTNIIERLDAVQAFAALPEAEALAAANKRITNILKKNNVVDTGTVQTGLLQDEAEKNLVAAMTNVKPQVDAAFAQGDFAGALQSLARLRSEVDAFFNEVMVMAEDEHLRNNRLALLSNLHLMLNQVADISKLVA from the coding sequence ATGAGTTCTACCCTTTTAATCGAAATTTTTACTGAAGAATTGCCACCGAAGGCGCTCGAAAAACTCGGCAACGCTTTTGCCAGCGGTATTTTCAACGGTTTGAAAGCACGCGACTTTTTGGCCAGCGATGCGGTCGCCACCACGTACGCGACGCCGCGACGTCTGGCGGTCATCATCAGTAACGTGCGTGCGATCTCTCTGGATAAGACCATGCGGGAAAAAGTGCTGCCGGTTTCCGTCGCACTGGACGCGCAAGGTCAGCCGAGCGTGCCATTAATCAAAAAACTGGCCGCTTTAGCTGCCACAACGAACGCTGTGCTGATTACGCCGGACCAGCTGGAACGTGCCGTCGATGGCAAGGCTGAAAGCTTTTTTTATAGCTACACCGCCAAAGGTGCCGCACTCGAAGTCGGCTTGCAAGTCATTTTGGATGACACGATCGCCAAATTGCCGATTCCCAAGCAAATGAGCTATCAGCTACAGCACGGCCCTGCCGCCGGTGAAACGGTGCATTTCGTACGCCCTGCACACCGACTGATCGCCTTGCACGGCGACACCGTGGTGACGCTGCGTTTGTTGGGCCTGAATGCGGATCGCATTACCGGCGGACATCGGTTCTTGTCAAAAGGCGCGATCACCATTGCAGACGCCGAGAGTTACGTCGAAGTGCTGGCAAGCCAAGGCAAAGTCGTCGCCAGCTTCAGTCAGCGCAAAGAGCAAATCCGCGCGGCGTTGCTGGCAGAGGCCGGTGATGATCTGGTGCTGATGCCGGAATCGTTGCTGGACGAAGTCACTGCGCTGGTCGAATGGCCTGTGGTGTATCCATGCCACTTTGAGGATGAGTATCTGTCGGTTCCGCAAGAATGCCTGATATTGACAATGCAAACCAATCAGAAATATTTTGCGCTGACTGATACTGACGGCAAGCTGCGTTCGCGCTTTTTGATTGTATCGAATCTGGAAACCAAAGATCCGCAATACATTATTCAAGGCAATGAACGCGTGGTCCGTCCACGGCTGGCAGATGCCAAATTTTTCTTCGAACAAGATCAGAAAAAGACCCTGGCAGAGCGCGTCCCGTTACTCGCGAATGTGGTGTACCACAATAAACTCGGCAATCAGTTTCAGCGCACCCAGCGGGTTCAGACCATCGCGGTTGCCATCGCAGCACTATGGAGCAACGATCCACTACTGGCAGCACGCGCTTCGCGCGCGGCTGAACTTGCCAAAGCCGATTTGCTGACCGATATGGTCGGGGAGTTTCCGGAACTGCAGGGCATCATGGGCACCTACTACGCAGGCCATGACGGCGAGGCGGAACCAGTTGCGCTGGCCATTTCTGAACATTATCAACCGCGCTTTGCCGGCGATGCGTTGCCAACTACCGACACCAGCACCGTGGTTGCACTGGCGGATAAACTGGAAACACTGGTCGGTATCTGGGGTATCGGTTTGCAACCAACCGGGGACAAAGATCCTTTCGCGCTCCGTCGCCACGCCTTAGGCGTATTGCGCATGTTGCTCGAAAAACGCCTGCCGTTATCGCTACAACAGTTGTTGCAAACGACTGCCGGGTCATTCTCCGAGAATACGAATTTCAAGGATCCATGCGCCGAGGTGTTAAGTTTTATGTACGACCGCTTGCGTGGCATATTGCGCGAGCGTGGTTACGCACCGAGCCAGATCGAAGCAGTCATAGCACAACAACCCGACACACTGACCAACATCATCGAACGTCTGGATGCAGTGCAGGCATTTGCAGCGTTACCAGAAGCCGAAGCATTGGCGGCAGCAAACAAGCGCATCACCAACATTCTGAAAAAAAATAACGTGGTCGATACCGGCACGGTTCAGACTGGTTTGTTGCAGGATGAGGCTGAAAAAAATCTGGTCGCTGCGATGACGAATGTGAAGCCGCAGGTTGATGCAGCGTTTGCCCAAGGTGACTTTGCTGGCGCGTTACAATCGCTCGCACGCTTGCGCTCAGAGGTAGATGCATTTTTCAATGAGGTGATGGTGATGGCGGAAGATGAGCATTTGCGTAACAACCGTCTGGCGCTGTTGTCCAATTTACACCTGATGTTGAATCAGGTTGCTGATATCTCCAAGCTGGTCGCTTAG
- the gloA gene encoding lactoylglutathione lyase: MLLLHTMLRVGNLQRSIDFYTKVLGMKLLRTNDNPEYKYTLAFVGYGTNPDHAELELTYNYGVDSYDQGTAYGHIALAVEDVHQACADVKLQGGNVTREAGPVKGGTTNIAFVQDPDGYKIELIERKPGHWPNAKL; this comes from the coding sequence ATGCTACTCCTACACACTATGCTGCGCGTCGGCAACCTGCAACGTTCCATCGATTTTTATACCAAAGTACTTGGCATGAAATTGCTTAGGACGAACGACAATCCTGAATACAAATATACCCTCGCATTTGTCGGTTACGGCACGAATCCAGACCACGCAGAATTGGAATTGACCTACAACTACGGCGTGGACAGTTATGACCAGGGAACTGCCTATGGACATATCGCCCTCGCAGTGGAGGATGTGCATCAGGCCTGTGCCGACGTCAAGTTACAAGGCGGGAATGTGACCCGTGAAGCCGGTCCGGTAAAGGGCGGCACGACCAATATCGCTTTCGTGCAGGACCCGGACGGTTACAAGATCGAATTGATTGAGCGCAAGCCAGGGCATTGGCCGAACGCAAAACTATAA
- the glyQ gene encoding glycine--tRNA ligase subunit alpha, producing MLTFQQIILKLQDYWGAQGCALLQPYDMEVGAGTSHTATFLRAIGPEPWRAAYVQPSRRPKDGRYGNNPNRLQHYYQYQVVLKPAPENILDLYLGSLEALGLDLQKNDVRFVEDDWENPTLGAWGLGWEVWLNGMEVTQFTYFQQVGGLDCKPVLGEITYGIERLAMYLQGVENVYDLVWTEWVENDVKKHLSYGDVFHQNEVEQSTYNFEYADTEFLFPLFGSYEAQAKKLLAVPLALPAYEMVLKAAHTFNLLDARGAISVTERAAYMGRIRNLSREVAKAYYESRETLGFPMWELNEKNAPLLLKEFGDEYTNTVARRAGSEVA from the coding sequence ATGCTTACATTCCAACAAATAATTCTCAAATTGCAAGACTACTGGGGCGCGCAAGGTTGTGCGTTACTGCAACCTTACGACATGGAAGTCGGCGCTGGCACCTCGCACACCGCGACTTTTTTACGCGCTATCGGACCAGAGCCATGGCGTGCAGCTTACGTCCAGCCATCACGCCGCCCCAAGGATGGCCGTTACGGTAACAACCCTAACCGGTTGCAGCATTACTACCAATATCAGGTGGTCCTGAAGCCTGCGCCGGAAAACATTCTGGATCTCTATCTGGGTTCGCTTGAGGCGCTTGGGCTGGATTTGCAAAAGAACGATGTCCGCTTTGTTGAAGATGACTGGGAAAATCCGACCCTGGGTGCATGGGGTCTGGGCTGGGAAGTCTGGCTGAACGGCATGGAAGTCACCCAATTTACCTATTTTCAACAAGTAGGCGGTCTTGACTGCAAACCGGTGTTGGGCGAAATTACTTATGGCATCGAACGCCTTGCCATGTATTTGCAAGGCGTCGAAAACGTCTACGATCTGGTCTGGACGGAATGGGTTGAAAACGATGTCAAAAAACACCTGAGCTACGGCGACGTCTTCCACCAGAATGAAGTTGAGCAGTCGACCTACAATTTTGAGTACGCAGACACCGAGTTCCTGTTCCCGCTGTTCGGCAGCTATGAAGCACAGGCCAAGAAATTGCTGGCGGTGCCGTTGGCCCTGCCCGCCTATGAAATGGTGTTAAAAGCAGCGCATACATTCAATTTGCTGGATGCCCGCGGCGCAATTTCGGTGACCGAACGCGCTGCTTATATGGGTCGTATTCGTAACCTTTCACGCGAAGTGGCGAAGGCCTATTACGAATCGCGCGAGACGCTCGGCTTTCCTATGTGGGAACTGAACGAAAAAAACGCGCCGTTATTGCTAAAAGAATTTGGCGACGAATACACCAACACGGTGGCGCGTCGCGCAGGGAGTGAAGTAGCATGA
- a CDS encoding molybdopterin-dependent oxidoreductase, with translation MIKKSRLLTVASQLDAESILKDARKALSMPSRRLFGKRALTLGGLSLLTGCNITDDLSVDHMLERISRMNDGVQGWLFDPNKLAPTYPASMITRPFPFNAYYSEDEVPEIPAEGYLLKVGGLVSNKRPWTLDALHQLPQNEQITRHICVEGWSAIGRWGGVPFSLFLKQIGADLSAKYVDFQCGDDYHTSIDMPTALHPQTQLTLTYDGQILPPKYGFPMKLRMPTKLGYKNPKHIMSMVVTNTYPGGYWEDQGYNWFGGA, from the coding sequence ATGATCAAAAAATCCCGCCTGCTTACCGTTGCTTCTCAGCTCGATGCCGAGTCGATATTGAAAGACGCGCGGAAAGCCTTATCGATGCCGTCGCGTCGCCTGTTTGGCAAGCGTGCGCTCACCTTGGGTGGCCTGTCACTGCTGACCGGTTGCAATATTACCGATGATTTATCCGTTGACCATATGCTGGAACGCATCTCACGGATGAATGACGGCGTACAGGGATGGCTGTTCGATCCAAACAAACTGGCACCCACCTATCCGGCCTCCATGATAACGCGACCGTTTCCGTTCAATGCGTATTACAGCGAAGACGAAGTGCCGGAAATACCGGCAGAAGGCTATTTGTTAAAGGTCGGCGGACTGGTGAGCAACAAGCGTCCCTGGACACTCGATGCGTTACATCAACTGCCACAAAACGAGCAAATCACGCGGCATATTTGTGTTGAGGGATGGAGTGCAATCGGCCGCTGGGGTGGCGTACCCTTTTCGCTTTTTTTAAAGCAGATCGGCGCAGATCTCAGTGCCAAATATGTCGATTTTCAATGCGGCGACGATTATCACACCAGCATAGATATGCCGACTGCGCTCCATCCACAAACCCAGCTGACATTAACCTATGACGGTCAAATCCTGCCACCCAAATACGGTTTTCCAATGAAGCTGCGGATGCCGACCAAACTTGGCTATAAAAATCCAAAACATATAATGTCAATGGTAGTCACCAATACGTATCCCGGCGGTTATTGGGAAGACCAGGGTTACAACTGGTTCGGCGGCGCGTAA
- the ybeY gene encoding rRNA maturation RNase YbeY, with protein sequence MSQKNKAVINKLSLSVQYPDARLKDIILRPQVRRWVKAALLAPAELTIRFVDAEEGQTLNRDYRGKDYATNVLTFAYTEDEDAETIEADIVLCTDVLQREATEQGKSVEEHTAHLVVHGVLHAQGYDHEDDEDATEMENLEIDILAALGWPNPYADSGIALL encoded by the coding sequence ATGTCGCAAAAAAATAAAGCTGTGATTAATAAGCTATCGTTATCGGTCCAATATCCCGATGCGCGGCTGAAAGACATCATTTTGCGTCCGCAAGTACGGCGCTGGGTCAAGGCGGCGCTGCTGGCCCCTGCTGAGCTCACCATCCGTTTTGTTGACGCAGAAGAAGGACAGACCCTCAATCGGGATTATCGCGGCAAAGATTATGCGACCAATGTGCTGACATTCGCCTACACCGAGGACGAAGACGCAGAAACCATTGAAGCCGATATCGTTCTCTGCACCGACGTGCTGCAACGCGAGGCTACCGAGCAGGGTAAGTCAGTCGAAGAGCACACCGCGCATCTGGTGGTCCACGGCGTCCTGCACGCACAGGGCTATGACCACGAAGACGATGAGGATGCGACGGAAATGGAAAATCTTGAAATCGACATTCTTGCTGCTTTGGGTTGGCCTAATCCCTATGCGGATTCCGGGATAGCGTTGCTCTAA